The Streptomyces rimosus genomic interval CCGGCGCGGGCATCGCCGTCGCCGACGCGGGGACGCAGGGCGCCGCCCTGAACTCCCCGGGCGTCATTTCGGGCAACGCCGTCCAGATCCCGATCCACGTGCCGATCAACCTGTGCGGCAACACGATTGACATCATCGGGCTGCTGAACCCTGCCTTTGGCAACACCTGCGTCAACGACTGA includes:
- a CDS encoding chaplin, translating into MIKKVVAAAAATGGLVLAGAGIAVADAGTQGAALNSPGVISGNAVQIPIHVPINLCGNTIDIIGLLNPAFGNTCVND